The following coding sequences lie in one Pectobacterium sp. A5351 genomic window:
- a CDS encoding valine--pyruvate transaminase, protein MNFSLFGKKFTRHAGITQLMDDLNEGLRTPGAIMLGGGNPAHIPEMDSYFKQLCQDMLEQGKLTEALCNYDGPQGKDTLLTALAELLSNELGWQIGPQNIALTNGSQSAFFYLFNLFAGRHNDGSLKKVLFPLAPEYIGYSDSGLDDNMFVSVRPQIELLPEGQFKYHVDFDHLSITDDIGLVCVSRPTNPTGNVLTDDELMRLDSLAQQHKVPLLIDNAYGVPFPGIIFSDATPLWNPNIILCMSLSKLGLPGSRCGIVVADEKVISAIGNMNGIISLSPGAVGPALAHEMIQRGDLLRLSNDIIRPFYQQRVTETIAIIRRYLSPEQCLIHKPEGAIFLWLWFKDLPITTETLYQRLKKRGVLMVPGHYFFPGLDQEWPHANQCMRMNYVPEPEKIEQGIAILAEEVEKAMQEA, encoded by the coding sequence ATGAACTTTTCTCTTTTCGGCAAGAAATTCACACGTCACGCTGGCATCACCCAATTAATGGACGACCTGAACGAAGGGCTGCGTACGCCAGGCGCCATCATGCTGGGTGGCGGCAATCCGGCGCATATTCCGGAGATGGATAGCTACTTCAAACAGCTGTGTCAGGATATGCTAGAACAAGGGAAGTTAACGGAAGCGCTATGCAACTACGACGGCCCGCAAGGTAAGGATACGCTGCTTACTGCACTGGCCGAACTCCTGAGTAATGAATTAGGCTGGCAGATTGGACCACAGAATATTGCGCTGACAAATGGTAGCCAGAGTGCATTTTTCTACTTATTTAACCTGTTTGCTGGTCGACACAACGATGGCAGTCTGAAAAAGGTACTGTTTCCGCTGGCACCGGAATATATCGGCTATTCGGATTCCGGGCTGGACGACAACATGTTCGTCTCCGTTCGTCCCCAGATCGAGCTCTTGCCTGAAGGGCAATTTAAATATCACGTCGATTTCGATCACCTGTCGATTACCGATGATATCGGGCTGGTCTGCGTATCTCGCCCAACCAATCCGACCGGCAACGTGTTGACCGATGACGAGCTGATGCGTCTGGATAGTCTGGCGCAGCAGCACAAGGTTCCCTTGCTGATTGATAACGCCTATGGCGTGCCTTTCCCCGGCATCATCTTCAGTGATGCGACGCCGCTGTGGAACCCGAATATCATCCTATGCATGAGCCTGTCCAAACTGGGCCTGCCCGGTTCACGCTGCGGTATCGTGGTTGCGGATGAAAAGGTCATTTCCGCGATCGGCAACATGAACGGCATCATTAGCCTGTCTCCGGGAGCAGTTGGACCCGCTCTGGCACACGAGATGATTCAGCGTGGCGATCTGCTGCGCTTATCTAACGACATCATACGCCCGTTCTACCAGCAGCGCGTAACAGAGACTATCGCCATTATTCGCCGCTACCTGTCGCCCGAGCAGTGCCTGATTCATAAGCCGGAAGGCGCGATCTTCCTGTGGCTGTGGTTTAAGGATCTGCCTATCACGACGGAAACCCTGTACCAGCGCCTGAAAAAACGCGGTGTCCTCATGGTTCCAGGCCACTATTTCTTCCCCGGTCTGGATCAGGAATGGCCGCACGCCAACCAGTGCATGCGCATGAACTATGTGCCGGAGCCGGAGAAAATCGAACAGGGCATTGCGATTCTGGCGGAAGAAGTGGAAAAAGCGATGCAGGAAGCCTAA
- the ggt gene encoding gamma-glutamyltransferase: protein MRIRNTTLGRVASGKWLLSLSVTALLVSGAVQAASAPAVEAKNGMVVSSQYLASQIGVDIMKMGGNAIDAAVAVGYAQAVVNPCCGNIGGGGFMTLHLADGKDTFINFRETAPAAASANMYLNADGSVKKDASLYGYLAAGVPGTVLGLDTALQKYGKLTREQVMAPAIKLAREGFELTRADTDILDTTVKRFKADPEAARIFLRPDGSPLQPGDKLVQTDLANTLAAIAAEGPDAFYKGEIPQAVEKAAKQGGGILTAADFADYRITETAPVTCNYRGYQFVSSPPPSSGGVTMCEILNIVEGYDIKSAGFNSAATVHVLTEAMRHAYMDRNTYLGDPAFVSNPVERLLSKDYAAEIRKQIEPENATPSKNVQPGIGPHERPETTHYSIVDNQGNAVSTTYTVNGRFGSVVIAPGTGFFLNNEMDDFTVKVGEKNLYGLVQGERNSIAPGKRPLSSMSPSLVTKDGKVFMVLGSPGGSRIITITLQTALNIIDHGMAPQEAVDAPRIHHQWLPDEVYYEQRGLSADTLNLLKQRGYKMVEQTPWGAAELILVGLPGAAGVTPADSGNDSAVSGKVREGYLYGANDIRRPAGAAIGY, encoded by the coding sequence ATGAGAATAAGAAACACGACATTGGGAAGGGTGGCATCGGGAAAATGGCTGCTGTCACTGAGTGTGACGGCGCTGCTGGTGAGCGGAGCTGTGCAGGCGGCGTCTGCCCCTGCGGTGGAAGCGAAAAACGGCATGGTGGTCAGCTCGCAGTATCTGGCTTCGCAGATTGGCGTCGATATCATGAAGATGGGCGGCAATGCGATTGATGCCGCCGTGGCCGTGGGCTACGCGCAGGCGGTGGTGAATCCCTGCTGTGGCAATATTGGCGGCGGTGGGTTTATGACGCTGCATCTGGCCGATGGGAAAGACACCTTTATCAACTTCCGTGAAACAGCACCTGCGGCGGCCAGCGCCAACATGTATTTGAATGCGGACGGGAGCGTGAAAAAGGATGCGAGCCTGTATGGCTATCTGGCCGCTGGCGTACCGGGAACGGTACTGGGGCTGGATACCGCGCTACAAAAATACGGCAAATTGACGCGTGAACAGGTAATGGCACCGGCGATTAAGCTGGCACGTGAAGGCTTTGAGCTGACGCGGGCAGACACCGATATTCTGGACACCACCGTAAAACGCTTCAAAGCCGATCCGGAAGCGGCGCGCATTTTCCTGCGTCCCGACGGCAGCCCGTTGCAGCCCGGTGATAAGCTGGTGCAAACCGATCTGGCGAATACGCTGGCGGCGATTGCCGCGGAAGGGCCGGATGCCTTCTATAAAGGTGAAATTCCGCAGGCGGTGGAGAAAGCGGCAAAGCAGGGCGGCGGCATTCTGACGGCGGCTGATTTTGCCGATTATCGCATTACCGAAACGGCGCCGGTAACCTGTAATTATCGCGGTTATCAATTTGTCTCTTCGCCGCCGCCCAGTTCCGGTGGCGTCACGATGTGTGAAATCCTCAATATTGTCGAAGGCTACGACATTAAATCGGCAGGCTTTAACTCGGCGGCCACCGTTCATGTGCTGACGGAAGCGATGCGTCACGCTTACATGGATCGCAACACCTACCTCGGCGACCCGGCGTTTGTCAGTAACCCCGTTGAGCGGTTGTTAAGTAAGGATTATGCCGCTGAAATTCGCAAACAAATCGAACCGGAGAACGCGACGCCATCCAAAAACGTGCAGCCGGGGATCGGCCCGCACGAGCGACCGGAAACCACGCACTATTCCATCGTGGATAATCAAGGCAACGCGGTGTCCACGACTTATACCGTCAACGGGCGTTTTGGCTCGGTGGTGATCGCGCCGGGTACGGGCTTCTTCCTCAATAACGAAATGGATGACTTCACGGTGAAAGTGGGCGAGAAAAACCTGTACGGTTTGGTGCAAGGGGAGCGTAATTCGATCGCCCCCGGTAAGCGTCCACTTTCGTCCATGAGTCCGTCATTGGTGACGAAAGACGGGAAAGTCTTCATGGTGCTTGGCTCACCCGGCGGTTCGCGCATTATCACCATCACGCTGCAAACGGCGCTGAATATCATCGATCACGGCATGGCGCCGCAGGAAGCGGTAGACGCACCGCGTATCCATCATCAGTGGCTGCCGGACGAGGTGTATTACGAACAGCGCGGGCTATCTGCCGATACGCTGAACCTGCTGAAGCAGCGCGGCTACAAGATGGTGGAACAAACGCCTTGGGGTGCAGCGGAGCTGATTTTGGTCGGCCTACCGGGTGCGGCGGGCGTCACGCCTGCGGATTCGGGCAATGACTCGGCGGTATCCGGCAAAGTGCGGGAAGGCTACCTGTACGGCGCCAATGACATCCGCCGCCCGGCCGGGGCAGCGATAGGGTATTGA
- a CDS encoding zinc ABC transporter substrate-binding protein, whose product MNKLKKNEIYIKMLLLSIPYIRNMQQHKKSSDLSCYYEAELVHNLVYTILTPDFEDHDIYFLNNQARYYIENCSDDISIAYSGQKELISSLFEMVPQEMKSKLLWEGPK is encoded by the coding sequence ATGAACAAATTAAAAAAGAACGAAATATATATAAAGATGCTGTTACTTTCCATTCCTTATATCAGGAACATGCAACAACATAAAAAATCATCTGATTTATCATGCTACTATGAAGCTGAACTTGTCCATAACTTAGTTTATACTATCTTGACGCCAGATTTTGAAGATCACGACATTTACTTTCTAAACAATCAGGCAAGGTATTATATCGAAAACTGTAGTGATGATATTTCAATAGCTTATAGCGGTCAGAAAGAACTTATATCATCTCTTTTTGAGATGGTTCCACAAGAAATGAAATCGAAGCTTCTGTGGGAAGGTCCAAAATAA
- a CDS encoding DUF4279 domain-containing protein — MGSVLTVLLVCSEVKGHSLGRTCEVKISGWFLSSEDFISSKDLRDHVYWIITKLDVPREGLKKLQNIPDVKMTLSCVWWSAVGHGGPVLWPEQMKALADLDLECSFDIYFFPEE, encoded by the coding sequence TTGGGAAGTGTTCTTACAGTACTTTTGGTATGTAGTGAGGTTAAGGGACACAGCCTAGGTCGAACCTGTGAAGTAAAAATATCGGGATGGTTTCTTTCATCCGAAGACTTTATTTCTTCAAAAGATCTAAGGGATCATGTTTATTGGATTATCACCAAACTTGATGTTCCTCGGGAGGGTTTAAAAAAACTGCAAAATATACCTGATGTTAAAATGACACTTAGCTGTGTATGGTGGTCGGCGGTCGGTCACGGCGGCCCTGTGTTATGGCCAGAGCAAATGAAGGCATTAGCTGATTTAGATCTGGAATGTTCTTTTGATATCTATTTCTTTCCCGAAGAATAG